The Chrysemys picta bellii isolate R12L10 unplaced genomic scaffold, ASM1138683v2 scaf3423, whole genome shotgun sequence genome includes the window cctaactgtggtggggcgatagacggaacccatatccctatcttggcaccggagcaccaagccactgagtacataaaccgcaaggggtacttttcaatggtgctgcaagcacttgtggatcacaagggacgtttcaccaacatcaacgcgggctgggcgggaagggttcatgacgctcgcgtcttcaggaacactactctgtttaaagggctgcagcaagggacttactttccggaccagaaaataactgttggggatgttgagatgccaatagttattcttggggacccagcctaccccttaatgccatggctcatgaagccgtacacaggcagcctggacaggagtcaggagctgtttaactacaggctaagcaagtgcagaatggtggtagaatgtgcatttggccgtttaaaaggtcgctggcgatcattattgactcgctctgacctcagccaaagaaatctccccattgttatttctgcttgctgtgagctccacaatctctgtgaaagtaagggggagacctttatggcggggtgggaggctgaggcaaatcgcctggctgctgattacgcgcagccagacaccagggcgattagaagagcacaccaggaagcgctgtgcatcagagaagctttaaaaaccagtttcatgactggccaggctacagtgtgaaatatctgtttgtttatccttcatgaaaacccgccccctttattgactgattttctgtaaggaacccaccctcccccttcccccagctttctttcaaaccaaataaagtcactatcgtttaaaaattatttattctttattaatagattagaaaaagagggagggaacccgggtggtatttgggaggaggattgctgggaaggaaaaagccacaaagaaaaggttaaaaaaatgacagccttttgcttgggctgtctactggggtggaatgggaaggtgtacggagcctccccccccccccccccccccccgcgttcttacacgtctgggtgaggaggatacggaacatggggaggggggagggtggaacgggctgaagcggcagtctgttttccagcagccgttcctgaagctccaccagacgccggagcatgtctgtttgctcacgcagcagccccagcgttgcatcctgcctcctctggtcttcctgccgccacctctcatctcgagcgtccctcctgtcctcacgttggtccctcctgtcctcacgttcactggcttctttcctatactttgaaactgtttccttccactcattcagatgagctctgtcactgcggctggattccataatttcagaaaacatctcgtctcgcgttctcttcttacgacgccttatctgtgataaccttcgggatggaggagggaggcttgaggaatttgcagctgctgtagggaggggaaaaaagagagacttgtttaaaaagctacgttttgcagaacaatgcttatactctttcacggtgaccaacactattcacattacatagcacatgtgatttctgtgcaaggtcgcattttgcctcttaatgctgagtgcctgtggctttgctgctagagatcacaggtctgggcaacagaattcagcttgcatgcggccatggtaagccattgttttacagcttctgcgccctcctttcccacataccaggcatagcctgtagagtgctgcggtttttctgttaacattcagcagcagcagaaaacaaactaaccacccccccctcgccatgaattctctgggatgatcgctgtacccctcccccccaccgcgtggctggtatcagggaagatccctgcaggcaccaaactaaccaccaccccccccgccgccgcccccctcccgccatgaattctctgggatgatcacggtacccctccccccaccgcgtggctggtaacagggaagatccctgctagccaaacgcgaaaaactcagggccaatttcccatctgcgcttggctaactgcagggaaggatttatattccgccacaggcaaacagcccagtaggaacggccacctctgtccccttaattaagttcccgtatttcaaccaggttaccaggagtgatatcactctcctgaggattacacagcaagataaagaacggatgttgcttgaatgccagcaaacaccgggaccatacgctgccaggttttgtcaggcaatgataccagattacttgctgcaagcatggcgtggtcaagtgtcctaccatggaggagggaataaggatgcactgcccagaaaccttgtggcaaggcttttggagtacctccaggagagcttcatggagatgtccctggaggatttccgctccatccccagacacgttaacaaacttttccagtagctgaactgaccgcgaatgcatcccaagtcctcagggcaaagtaatcattaaaaaccgtttgcttttaaaacaagttttatattttaaaaggtaaactcacctgaggtcccttccatggggtcagagtcttgggtactggcttgggaggcttgggagggtacttcagtcagggtgag containing:
- the LOC135980456 gene encoding uncharacterized protein LOC135980456, with translation MQADNRKRAPAWTVREVLDLIAVWGEDSVLAELRSKRRNAKTFEKISKGMMERGHNRDSEQCRVKVKELRQAYQKTKEANGRSGSEPRTCRFYAELHAILGGAATTTPPVIVDSGSGIVSSATPEDSADGGEEEEEEEDELSESTQHSVLPNSQDLFLTLTEVPSQASQASTQDSDPMEGTSAAANSSSLPPPSRRLSQIRRRKKRTRDEMFSEIMESSRSDRAHLNEWKETVSKYRKEASEREDRRDQREDRRDARDERWRQEDQRRQDATLGLLREQTDMLRRLVELQERLLENRLPLQPVPPSPLPMFRILLTQTCKNAGGGGGGGRLRTPSHSTPVDSPSKRLSFF